Proteins encoded within one genomic window of Jiangella mangrovi:
- a CDS encoding osmoprotectant NAGGN system M42 family peptidase, with product MKSLPIDEEYLREVLIELLRTPSPSGRTDAVMQIVGDRLSAMGVRIRLTRRGVLRATLPGEGPVGGASRAVVVHADTIGCMVKRLKENGRLEVVPVGTHSARFAEGAHVTVFTDDLSNLHTGTVLPLMSSGHNFGDAVDTQGVGWHQVEVRLDEPVESRQDLIDLGISVGDFVALDAAPQITPNGYVKARHLDDKAGVAACLAAAKALIDDGRSRPVTTHLLVTIGEEVGMGATHGLDEYVAELVAVDNAVVSEGQESREDTVNIGMLDSTGPFDYHLTRRLIALCESNDLPFRRDVYRFYRSDAAPAVESGLECRTALIGFGVDSSHGHERTHLDGIRRTAELLTAYLSSPLTFSEWDDRPSGSLADFPSHSVQPAEPEPDRYPGRH from the coding sequence ATGAAGAGCCTGCCGATCGACGAGGAGTACCTGCGCGAGGTCCTGATCGAGCTGCTGCGCACGCCGAGTCCGTCGGGCCGCACCGACGCCGTCATGCAGATCGTCGGCGACCGGCTCTCGGCCATGGGCGTGCGCATCCGGCTCACCCGGCGTGGCGTGCTGCGCGCGACGCTGCCCGGTGAGGGCCCCGTCGGCGGCGCGAGCCGGGCCGTGGTCGTCCACGCCGACACCATCGGCTGCATGGTGAAGCGGCTGAAGGAGAACGGCCGGCTCGAGGTGGTCCCCGTCGGCACGCACAGCGCGCGCTTCGCCGAGGGCGCCCACGTCACCGTCTTCACCGACGACCTCAGCAACCTGCACACCGGCACCGTCCTGCCGCTGATGTCCAGCGGGCACAACTTCGGCGACGCCGTCGACACCCAGGGCGTCGGCTGGCACCAGGTCGAGGTGCGGCTGGACGAGCCGGTCGAGAGCCGGCAGGACCTCATCGACCTCGGCATCTCGGTCGGCGACTTCGTGGCTCTCGACGCCGCGCCGCAGATCACCCCGAACGGCTACGTGAAGGCACGACACCTCGACGACAAGGCCGGCGTCGCGGCCTGCCTCGCCGCCGCCAAGGCCCTGATCGACGACGGCCGCAGCCGGCCGGTCACCACGCACCTGCTGGTCACCATCGGCGAAGAGGTCGGCATGGGCGCCACCCACGGCCTCGACGAGTACGTGGCCGAGCTGGTCGCCGTCGACAACGCCGTCGTCAGCGAGGGCCAGGAGTCCCGCGAGGACACCGTCAACATCGGCATGCTCGACTCCACCGGCCCGTTCGACTACCACCTGACCCGGCGGCTCATCGCGCTGTGCGAGAGCAACGACCTGCCGTTCCGCCGCGACGTGTACCGCTTCTACCGCTCCGACGCCGCGCCCGCCGTCGAGTCCGGGCTCGAGTGCCGAACCGCGCTCATCGGCTTCGGCGTCGACTCCAGCCACGGGCACGAGCGCACCCACCTCGACGGCATCCGGCGCACGGCCGAGCTGCTGACGGCGTACCTGTCCAGCCCGCTGACGTTCAGCGAGTGGGACGACCGCCCCAGCGGCTCGCTGGCGGACTTCCCCAGCCACAGCGTCCAGCCGGCCGAGCCCGAACCGGACCGCTACCCGGGTCGGCACTGA
- a CDS encoding 1-acyl-sn-glycerol-3-phosphate acyltransferase, translating into MFYWLMKSVFLGPILKLIYRPWAEGVEHVPTKGGAILAGNHLTVIDSFFMPLVLDRKVSFLAKSDYFTQRGVKGWLKRVFFGGTGNVPVDRSGGRASEAALNTAIQILNEGDLLGIYPEGTRSPDGRLYRGKTGVARMALEARVPVVPVAMIGTAEMQPAGRIIPKLMRPGIRFGAPLDFSRYYGMENDRHVLRSVTDEIMYALMGLSGQEYVDVYAATVKAKAVEPKE; encoded by the coding sequence GTGTTCTATTGGCTGATGAAGAGCGTCTTCCTCGGGCCGATCCTCAAGTTGATCTATCGTCCCTGGGCCGAGGGTGTGGAGCACGTCCCCACGAAGGGTGGCGCGATCCTGGCGGGCAATCATCTGACCGTCATCGACTCCTTCTTCATGCCGCTCGTTCTCGACCGTAAGGTCAGTTTCCTCGCCAAGAGCGACTATTTCACCCAGCGCGGTGTCAAAGGTTGGTTGAAGCGCGTCTTCTTCGGCGGGACGGGCAACGTGCCGGTCGACCGCTCGGGCGGCCGGGCCAGTGAGGCGGCGCTGAACACCGCCATCCAGATCCTCAACGAGGGTGACCTCCTGGGCATCTACCCCGAGGGCACCCGCTCGCCCGACGGCCGGCTCTACCGCGGCAAGACCGGCGTCGCCCGCATGGCGCTCGAGGCGCGGGTCCCGGTGGTTCCCGTCGCCATGATCGGGACGGCCGAGATGCAGCCGGCGGGGCGCATCATCCCCAAGCTCATGCGCCCGGGCATCCGGTTCGGGGCGCCGCTGGACTTCAGCCGCTACTACGGCATGGAGAACGACCGCCACGTGCTGCGCTCGGTCACGGACGAGATCATGTACGCGCTCATGGGTCTGTCCGGGCAGGAGTACGTCGACGTCTATGCGGCGACGGTGAAGGCGAAGGCCGTCGAGCCGAAAGAGTGA
- a CDS encoding alpha/beta hydrolase — MLSEGEAVDSIEPYRHDGGPVGVLLCHGFTGSPAALRPWAEHFAAHGYSVDLPRLPGHGTTWQDMNHTAWPDWYRRVERSLLDLAERCEQVVVAGLSMGGCLALRLAQDHGPLVQGLVLVNPVVTSADKRLLALPLLRLLRPSTTGLSGDIAMPGQDERAYDRTPLPALWSQTRMWQVVRRDLAMITQPLLLYRSVNDHVVDATSAPVILSGISSTDVAEVVLQRSYHVATLDYDAPEIFSGSTAFVERVTTKRNRGLPR, encoded by the coding sequence ATGCTCTCTGAGGGCGAGGCGGTCGACTCGATCGAGCCGTACCGGCACGACGGCGGCCCGGTGGGCGTGCTGCTCTGCCACGGCTTCACGGGATCGCCGGCCGCGCTGCGCCCTTGGGCCGAGCACTTCGCCGCCCACGGCTACAGCGTCGACCTCCCGCGGCTGCCCGGGCACGGCACCACCTGGCAGGACATGAACCACACCGCTTGGCCCGACTGGTACCGCCGCGTCGAGCGCTCTCTGCTCGACCTCGCCGAGCGGTGCGAGCAGGTCGTCGTCGCCGGCCTCTCCATGGGCGGCTGCCTGGCGCTGCGGCTGGCCCAGGACCACGGCCCGCTGGTCCAGGGCCTCGTTCTGGTGAACCCCGTCGTCACCAGCGCCGACAAGCGGCTGCTCGCGCTGCCCCTGCTGCGGCTGCTGCGCCCGTCGACCACCGGGCTGTCCGGCGACATCGCCATGCCCGGCCAGGACGAGCGCGCCTACGACCGCACCCCGCTGCCGGCGCTGTGGTCGCAGACCCGCATGTGGCAGGTGGTCCGCCGCGACCTCGCCATGATCACCCAGCCACTGCTGCTGTACCGCAGCGTGAACGACCACGTCGTCGACGCGACCAGCGCCCCGGTCATCCTCTCCGGCATCTCCTCCACCGACGTCGCCGAGGTCGTCCTGCAGCGCAGCTACCACGTCGCCACCCTCGACTACGACGCCCCGGAAATCTTCTCGGGCTCCACGGCGTTCGTCGAACGAGTCACCACGAAGAGGAACCGGGGCCTGCCGCGATGA